In one window of Miscanthus floridulus cultivar M001 chromosome 12, ASM1932011v1, whole genome shotgun sequence DNA:
- the LOC136498427 gene encoding two-component response regulator ORR29-like, translating into MDPVNGFRVMIIDHDEDDANRTRDMLHQLNFHVIVYTSPREALDFLNDHAQDIDFLLVAVDMEEIPGFEFLDMATEIYENIQVISPRANTHAEQSNVTNSSTDTENNNISEVQSSIGSNSVDMGLVDYPDSEDGETVDKGPKGDQDTEVGTSPKGDEDSEVGKSPSN; encoded by the exons ATGGACCCTGTAAATGGCTTTCGTGTCATGATCATCGATCACGATGAAGATGATGCAAACCGTACAAGGGACATGCTCCATCAACTCAACTTTCATG TCATAGTGTATACAAGTCCTAGAGAGGCACTGGATTTTCTTAATGATCATGCACAAGATATTGATTTCCTATTGGTAGCAGTGGACATGGAAGAGATACCAGGTTTTGAATTCCTTGACATGGCCACAGAGATATATGAAAACATCCAAGTGATTA GCCCTAGAGCTAACACACATGCCGAACAAAGCAATGTCACAAACTCTTCTACTGATACAGAGAATAACAATATTTCTGAAGTCCAAAGCTCCATAGGAAGCAACTCAGTAGACATGGGCCTTGTTGACTATCCAGACTCTGAAGATGGTGAAACTGTGGATAAAGGTCCTAAGGGAGACCAAGACACTGAAGTTGGCACATCTCCTAAGGGAGACGAAGACTCTGAAGTTGGCAAATCTCCTAGCAACTGA
- the LOC136496587 gene encoding acetyl-coenzyme A synthetase, chloroplastic/glyoxysomal-like, translating into MAQHIYATSCGRCWCARPAISLLLPAPTLLPLASSSRLRRRRGPMGASDHMGLAAAAKPRNGSRPCAAVLGEPLPALDDPGLLVHPSADFAAQALVSSTQQYREMYQKSIDDPAGFWSEIADEFYWKQKWSPDEVCAENLDVTKGPIKIEWFKGGKTNICYNAVDRNVEAGNGDKIAMYWEGNEPSQDGKLTYSELLEKVCQLSNYLKSVGVGKGDAVVIYLPMLMELPIAMLACARIGAVHSVVFAGFSAEALAQRVIDCKPKVVITCNAVKRGMKIIPLKDIVDASLDESAKNGVDVGICLTYENQSALNKVDTRWKTGRDVWCQDVVPDFPTKCDVEWVDAEDPLFLLYTSGSTGKPKGVLHTTGGYMVYSATTFKHAFDYKPTDIYWCTADCGWITGHSYVTYGPLLNGATVLVFEGAPNYPDPGRCWDIVDKYGVTIFYTAPTLIRSLMRDGTEYVARYSRKSLRVLGSVGEPINPTAWRWFYDVIGNSRCPISDTWWQTETGGFMITPLPGAWPQKPGSATFPFFGVQPVIVDEKGREMEGECSGYLCIKKSWPGAFRTLYGDKERYETTYFKPFAGYYFSGDGCRRDKDGYHWLTGRVDDVINVSGHRIGTAEVESALVSHPKCAEAAVVGIDHEVKGQGIYAFVTLVDGVPYSDDLRKSLVMTVRSQIGAFAAPDKIHWAPGLPKTRSGKIMRRILRKIASRQLDELGDTSTLADPGVVDQLIALSDS; encoded by the exons ATGGCCCAGCATATATACGCCACCAGCTGCGGCCGCTGCTGGTGCGCCCGCCCCGCGATCTCGCTACTACTGCCTGCGCCGACCCTCCTCCCTCTCGCCTCCTCGTCTCGGTTGCGGCGCCGGAGGGGTCCCATGGGCGCGAGCGATCACATGGgcctggcggcggcggccaagCCGCGGAACGGCAGCAGGCCGTGCGCGGCCGTGCTGGGCGAGCCGCTGCCGGCGCTCGACGACCCCGGCCTCCTCGTCCACCCCAGCGCCGACTTCGCCGCTCAGGCGCTCGTCTCCTCCACACAGCAG TACCGGGAGATGTACCAAAAGTCGATCGACGACCCAGCTGGGTTCTGGTCTGAGATCGCCGATGAGTTCTACTGGAAGCAGAAGTGGAGCCCTGATGAAGTTTGTGCCGAGAACCTCGACGTGACCAAGGGgccgatcaagattgaa tggttcaaGGGGGGAAAGACCAACATATGCTACAATGCGGTGGACCGCAATGTGGAAGCTGGGAATGGGGACAAGATCGCCATGTACTGGGAGGGGAATGAGCCCAGTCAGGATGGGAAGCTCACCTACTCTGAGCTCCTGGAAAAGGTTTGCCAG CTGTCGAATTACTTGAAAAGCGTCGGCGTTGGAAAGGGTGATGCCGTGGTGATCTACCTACCAATGTTGATGGAGCTGCCGATTGCAATGCTTGCATGTGCCCGCATCGGTGCGGTTCACTCG GTTGTGTTTGCTGGCTTCTCAGCCGAGGCACTGGCCCAACGAGTTATTGATTGCAAGCCTAAGGTTGTTATTACCTGCAATGCTGTGAAAAGGGGGATGAAAATCATCCCTCTCAAAGATATAGTAGATGCATCTCTGGACGAAAGTGCAAAGAATGGAGTTGATGTAG GCATTTGCTTGACATATGAAAACCAGTCTGCGCTGAATAAAGTAGACACGCGATGGAAAACAGGAAGAGATGTTTGGTGTCAG GATGTTGTGCCCGATTTCCCAACTAAATGCGATGTGGAATGGGTTGATGCAGAGGATCCACTGTTTCTTTTGTACACAAGTGGCAGCACAGGAAAGCCAAAG GGTGTGTTGCATACAACTGGGGGCTATATGGTCTACTCTGCTACAACATTTAAGCATGCATTTGACTACAAGCCAACAGACATATACTG GTGCACTGCAGATTGTGGCTGGATTACTGGACATAGTTATGTGACATATGGTCCACTATTGAATGGAGCCACAGTTCTTGTTTTCGAAGGG GCTCCAAATTACCCTGATCCTGGTCGCTGTTGGGACATTGTTGATAAATATGGAGTGACAATATTTTATACTGCACCAACACTTATACGCTCACTTATGCGTGATGGTACTGAG TATGTTGCTCGGTACTCTCGCAAGTCCCTCCGAGTGCTTGGAAGTGTGGGTGAGCCAATCAACCCCACCGCATGGAG GTGGTTCTATGATGTTATTGGCAACTCACGATGCCCTATATCAGATACTTGGTGGCAGACTGAAACTGGGGGATTCATG ATCACTCCTTTACCTGGTGCTTGGCCTCAAAAGCCAGGATCAGCAACATTTCCTTTCTTCGGTGTGCAG CCAGTCATTGTTGACGAGAAAGGTCGGGAAATGGAAGGAGAATGCAGTGGATATCTTTGCATAAAGAAATCGTGGCCTGGGGCTTTCCGGACTTTATATGGAGATAAAGAGAGATATGAGACGACATACTTCAAACCATTTGCTGGATATTATTTCTCGGGTGATGGCTGCAGAAG GGATAAAGATGGCTACCACTGGCTGACTGGAAGAGTTGATGATGTTATCAATGTGAG TGGACACCGGATTGGGACAGCAGAAGTTGAGTCTGCTCTGGTTTCACATCCAAAATGTGCCGAGGCCGCTGTTGTTGGTATTGATCACGAG GTTAAAGGTCAGGGAATATATGCTTTTGTGACTTTGGTGGATGGTGTTCCCTACAGTGATGATCTACGGAAAAGTCTCGTTATGACGGTCCGCAGTCAG ATTGGCGCGTTTGCTGCTCCTGACAAGATCCACTGGGCACCTGGGCTCCCAAAGACACGAAGTGGGAAGATCATGCGAAGAATCTTACGAAAAATTGCATCCAGGCAACTAGATGAGCTCGGCGACACGAGCACGCTTGCTGACCCCGGTGTTGTGGACCAGCTGATTGCGCTCAGTGACAGCTAA